A genome region from Eurosta solidaginis isolate ZX-2024a chromosome 2, ASM4086904v1, whole genome shotgun sequence includes the following:
- the Tango1 gene encoding transport and Golgi organization protein 1: MFGNQKCTTMNSVLVLLGVCCIFLPATCTAKGLSDFRLCADPKCQTVISTGTGKIRYTAGEKGMVSFQINSKIRVKSKSAGKNTKLWGIEINGREGYAPKEYIREEKVYIKESELLHTVPVVLPSYERENTTPQLTPVEVLKSPESAGEVKAEIVEMPSVAESTPLKAVDGVKSTENVDVSKEEVAPIKTEKLKELPIVRSDAASKVNVSDLGTVLATITPTQPNIEIVDGTAIPMPNEIDTKSSNPNSEKEKLGTKFNILTDKPADKKLEKEGTLSNENLKTVGAYQEDVQSHKRKLLTIESFGTPDNSNEDNPNVGDDEEEDDDKADDTNDLELEGREEKEINEAIAVKEGTVEIPGPLILSSAQSLEILKKDNNTAERTAEPNDGNIIANKVVPPETNAAKDDAEVPHPLRNENKDGSEIIFHSNMAKLVEPVARVEKKDEAITANKEQLHKSKNIKEIEKEQNKIKSASTLSFEEATPQNVEVTAGSANVPSATESGYLHHADPRLEEFDTTTMATVILPQSQSHEMLVSGSTESTVVVSTSQINKAASNEQVVNNQYIEQLLVPNTLADVATVENETQESVHDITTTIEITTQSSSTPNSLENTSEEKVNAHSIQSAQNVPIIPLFQTHDNRYQYQRHRHAQPLVKHNQEYQHQYSENDKTNETTYKTDVKETEATPIQQSSSEEFLDTLHNKEQLALEQKVDASSAHQYSEAPNYLLNTEEEIVDTLHNKEQKALEQKVDAPEAVQYSETQNALASQESQSEKVDDFADGQTNANAVGSVEEISSHSMPMAQVEVSVPAVDIIHFESKEKEQGLFATILGTVNSFLSNVKKEDAAVRDEELNRILFPDSTRASRKSVVSAAEYCEKLTPNNCPSRALRDVNNAASSSAIAGCQFDFNDMSMDMLLTVAGNKMFEMSELLAYLATVSVSCLFFLFVYYCFCNSSREGELLAKLNTLERSLLATHKENAILKEDLKGTRNKLSSIEDNSFGSNDMVIALKKELEDEIQEKRHLQQQVGNLEKELENAAEAGLELNKIVSELLNNQSGDESIISSVEELQKQLNEQQKTILEINTNLADKSRENSELQLMIAEQNARLSGEIASLQQDNDELEVEKCNLQTRLEDVKREFEEDITKALEGKNFEIKRLQSEFLELRTKLEAEHTKYQTSMAKVEALEECLRNVRRDPNVNMNQVIDVANVRAELLDMQKRYSTLKERLDTEADAKKLAEEQLQLASSENEKVKHDFHQSEKDKLEAQTRLEVLSNYFKEKETQLQKELSLKEAMWLKQQGETTSTVDRLTTMQEEVQALKSQNDALRAEIEAQLAAHKAQTGTLENRAHETWLAARQSERRYEEARAEATALRRKLTSLAGVGGSATGETNFDKLTTADLNNAPSPIHTEQPSSPLLGRLPPPPPFLPPPFMGPPPPFMGMPPPFLPPGEMRPPPLGRLMSPPPGAGSGGSCGSGHIPITRRGRYSPNRTCYDDYDNDDEDNDDYADDDDDEEDDVDDDEEEERLRQRRRQQRRGSDLNGSWRRDNSYSPPPRAYRSQSPTDSRYNYTTERDLISTYDTETDFEPSPRKHNERRGIRGSRTSSYRDYSPPPSASSPLNASSPLNASTNSNPGKKHSTAAFNKNHISSGSERSYNAKPPPQRHGGKKNSGKSVV, translated from the exons ATGTTTGGCAATCAAAAATGTACGACAATGAACTCAGTGCTCGTATTATTGGGCGTCTGTTGTATTTTCCTACCTGCTACTTGTACAGCAAAAGGGCTTTCTGATTTCAGGCTATGTGCTGATCCCAAATGCCAAA CTGTCATATCAACGGGAACGGGTAAAATCAGGTATACAGCAGGTGAGAAAGGAATGGTATCATTTCAAATAAACTCAAAAATACGAGTGAAATCTAAGAGTGCGGGGAAAAATACAAAACTATGGGGCATAGAAATTAATGGGCGTGAAGGTTACGCACCGAAAGAATACATAAGGGAAGAAAAAGTTTACATAAAAGAAAGCGAGTTATTACATACGGTACCAGTGGTATTGCCTAGTTATGAAAGGGAAAATACTACGCCGCAACTAACGCCAGTTGAAGTGCTCAAATCTCCAGAGAGCGCGGGTGAAGTCAAGGCAGAAATTGTTGAAATGCCTTCTGTTGCAGAGTCTACGCCTTTAAAGGCAGTTGATGGAGTCAAATCAACAGAAAATGTGGATGTATCAAAAGAAGAGGTGGCACCGATCAAAACAGAAAAGTTAAAAGAATTGCCAATTGTAAGATCAGACGCAGCGTCTAAGGTAAATGTCAGCGATTTAGGAACAGTATTAGCGACAATAACACCTACACAACCAAATATTGAGATCGTAGATGGCACTGCAATCCCAATGCCTAATGAAATTGATACAAAATCAAGCAACCCGAACAGCGAAAAAGAGAAACTCGGTACCAAATTTAACATCTTAACAGACAAGCCAGCagataaaaaattagaaaaagaaggaacgctttcaaacgaaaatttaaaaacagtTGGAGCATATCAAGAAGATGTACAATCTCACAAAAGAAAACTGCTGACAATTGAATCGTTTGGAACGCCCGATAATAGCAATGAAGATAATCCCAATGTGGGTGATGATGAAGAAGAAGATGACGACAAAGCGGACGACACTAATGACTTGGAACTTGAAGGCAGAGAAGAGAAAGAAATTAACGAAGCTATTGCAGTTAAAGAGGGCACCGTGGAAATACCTGGACCTTTAATATTAAGCTCAGCACAAAGTTTGGAGATtttaaaaaaagataataatacAGCAGAAAGAACGGCAGAGCCAAATGATGGTAACATAATTGCAAATAAAGTTGTGCCTCCAGAAACTAATGCAGCAAAAGATGATGCAGAAGTTCCGCACCCGCTTAGGAACGAAAACAAAGACGGTTCAGAAATAATTTTTCATTCGAATATGGCGAAACTTGTTGAGCCAGTTGCTAGAGTCGAAAAAAAAGATGAAGCAATAACTGCAAACAAAGAGCAACTgcataaaagcaaaaatattaaagaaattgagaaagaacaaaataaaattaagtcgGCGTCAACGCTGTCATTCGAAGAAGCAACTCCTCAAAACGTTGAAGTCACCGCTGGGTCCGCAAATGTGCCGTCAGCTACTGAATCTGGTTACCTGCATCATGCAGATCCGCGCTTAGAAGAATTCGATACAACAACAATGGCGACTGTAATATTACCCCAATCCCAGTCACATGAAATGCTTGTCTCAGGCTCAACTGAATCAACGGTGGTTGTAAGTACTTCACAAATTAATAAGGCTGCGTCCAATGAGCAGGTTGTTAACAATCAATATATTGAACAACTACTGGTTCCTAATACATTGGCTGATGTTGCCACTGTGGAGAATGAAACACAGGAAAGTGTGCATGATATAACAACAACTATTGAAATTACCACACAATCGTCATCAACGCCAAATTCCTTAGAAAATACATCCGAAGAAAAAGTTAATGCCCATAGTATCCAAAGCGCCCAAAATGTGCCTATTATACCATTATTTCAAACACATGATAATAGATATCAATATCAGCGTCATAGGCATGCTCAACCACTTGTAAAGCATAACCAAGAGTATCAACATCAATATTCAGAAAATGATAAAACAAATGAAACAACTTATAAGACTGACGTTAAGGAGACTGAGGCAACGCCAATACAACAATCGAGTAGCGAAGAATTTTTAGACACTCTTCATAATAAAGAACAGCTAGCACTAGAGCAAAAGGTGGATGCATCTAGTGCGCATCAATATTCAGAAGCTCCAAATTATTTGTTGAATACTGAAGAAGAGATTGTAGATACTCTTCATAATAAGGAACAAAAAGCTTTAGAGCAAAAGGTGGATGCACCAGAAGCGGTGCAATATTCAGAAACTCAAAATGCTTTGGCTAGCCAAGAAAGCCAATCAGAAAAGGTAGATGATTTTGCTGATGGTCAAACCAATGCGAACGCTGTTGGTTCGGTAGAGGAAATTTCCTCACATAGCATGCCCATGGCGCAAGTTGAGGTATCTGTGCCAGCGGTGGATATAATACATTTTGAATCAAAAGAAAAAGAACAGGGGTTATTTGCTACAATATTAGGCACCGTAAACAGTTTCTTATCGAATGTCAAGAAAGAAGACGCTGCAGTGCGTGATGAGGAACTAAATCGGATATTATTTCCTGATAGTACTCGTGCCAGCAGGAAGTCCGTCGTTAGTG CTGCCGAATATTGCGAAAAACTAACACCAAATAATTGCCCATCACGTGCTCTACGTGATGTAAACAATGCTGCAAGCTCTTCTGCCATAGcaggatgtcaattcgatttcaATGATATGTCCATGGACATGCTGCTAACAGTGGCCGGcaataaaatgtttgaaatgaGTGAACTATTGGCCTATTTGGCAACAGTGTCTGTTTCGTGCCTcttctttttatttgtatattattgCTTTTGTAATAGTAGCCGTGAAGGCGAATTACTGGCTAAGTTGAATACTTTGGAGCGTAGTCTACTTGCGACACATAAAGAAAATGCCATACTCAAAGAAGATTTGAAGGGAACGCGCAATAAATTGTCGAGTATTGAAGATAATTCCTTTGGCTCTAACGATATGGTGATAGCGCTGAAAAAAGAGTTGGAagacgaaatacaagaaaaacgaCATCTGCAACAACAAGTTGGAAATTTAGAGAAA GAACTCGAAAATGCCGCTGAAGCTGGTttagaattaaataaaattgtttcagAATTGTTAAATAATCAAAGCGGTGATGAGTCTATAATAAGCAGCGTCGAAGAATTACAAAAGCAACTGAATGAGCAACAGA aaacaattttggaaattaACACGAATTTGGCAGACAAAAGTAGAGAAAACAGTGAATTACAGCTTATGATAGCCGAACAAAATGCGCGCCTAAGCGGTGAGATTGCATCGCTACAACAGGACAATGATGAACTCGAAGTTGAGAAATGTAATTTGCAAACACGTCTAGAAGATGTGAAGCGTGAGTTTGAAGAAGATATTACAAAGGCGCTGGAGGGTAAAAATTTTGAGATTAAACGTTTACAAAGCGAATTTCTAGAGCTACGTACGAAGCTTGAGGCGGAGCATACAAAGTATCAGACAAGTATGGCTAAAGTGGAG GCTTTAGAAGAGTGTTTGCGCAACGTACGTAGAGATCCGAACGTTAATATGAATCAGGTGATCGATGTGGCGAATGTGCGCGCCGAGCTGTTGGATATGCAAAAACGATATTCCACACTGAAGGAGCGTTTAGATACCGAAGCT GATGCCAAAAAATTAGCTGAGGAACAATTACAACTTGCCAGTAGTGAAAATGAGAAAGTGAAGCATGATTTTCATCAATCGGAAAAGGATAAACTGGAAGCTCAGACACGTTTGGAGGTGTTGTCCAACTACTTTAAAGAAAAGGAAACGCAACTACAAAA agaaTTAAGTCTGAAAGAAGCAATGTGGCTAAAGCAACAGGGCGAAACCACCAGCACTGTGGATCGTCTCACTACTATGCAAGAAGAAGTACAGGCGCTGAA ATCACAAAATGATGCTTTGCGCGCTGAAATTGAAGCTCAACTAGCTGCACATAAAGCGCAAACTGGTACATTAGAAAATCGTGCACATGAAACATGGTTGGCGGCACGACAGTCAGAACGTCGATATGAGGAAGCCAGAGCTGAAGCCACAGCGCTGCGTCGTAAGCTCACCTCGTTGGCGGGTGTAGGGGGTAGCGCAACAGGCGAAACAAATT TCGACAAACTAACCACTGCTGATTTAAATAATGCACCATCTCCCATACACACGGAACAACCTAGTTCACCTTTGTTGGGTCGtttaccaccaccaccaccattcCTGCCACCACCCTTCATGGGACCACCGCCACCGTTTATGGGTATGCCACCACCATTTTTACCACCAGGTGAAATGCGTCCACCGCCATTGGGACGCCTAATGTCACCACCACCGGGTGCTGGTAGTGGCGGTAGCTGTGGTAGTGGACATATACCGATAACACGTAGAGGTCGTTATTCGCCAAATCGCACTTGTTATGATGATTATGACAACGATGATGAAGATAATGATGATTATGCGGACGACGATGACGACGAGGAAGATGATGTGGATGATGACGAGGAAGAAGAGCGTCTTCGGCAACGACGTCGCCAACAACGTCGTGGTAGCGATTTAAATGGTAGTTGGCGTCGTGATAATTCATATTCACCACCACCACGCGCCTATCGTTCACAATCACCAACCGATAGTCGTTACAATTATACCACTGAACGTGATCTCATATCAACATACGATACCGAAACCGATTTCGAACCATCACCTCGAAAACATAACGAACGTCGTGGTATACGCGGCTCTCGCACCAGCAGCTATCGAGACTATTCACCACCACCAAGTGCTTCGTCACCGCTGAATGCTTCGTCACCGCTGAATGCTTCAACTAATAGCAATCCAGGCAAAAAACATTCAACTGCAGCATTTAACAAAA ACCATATAAGTTCCGGTTCTGAGAGGTCTTACAATGCAAAACCACCACCACAGCGGCACGGCGGAAAGAAAAATAGCGGTAAATCGGTGGTATAA
- the LOC137240637 gene encoding uncharacterized protein, with the protein MREKDHSPRKMLPSPKQGSVYPMLGLVPTSTYASQVPYDLSVTATRTSAMGADTPPLSLTISALSHQSHKEAKTRKRCSSYDQPLDLRLSHKKHDGSSTSGASSPLEDENSNLIYNCTNYNNNYNNNHNTSKIDTSPSSLSSHSAHTPSLVGARNLNCRIQSAASPTDVNACEKELNNNSLTAFSADMLAANLDPLSSKNKQRLRAQKSELGVACLRITESLQLNAAAAAAAADRLPFVSTGLHPSLLEAMAKAIPLPYRNPFVLPRPPTTSSFSFALQSQMQNNSMQLQQAASNNDAQLEFHYDGSASRNHISDALTQSNKASLNSNNGHDAANQKRAQQYPSNQQQQLNHHARLQQQHLNSGDNNHNALNADGMVLQHHNSKKATAASRTGLAANVPNSNNATAQYKSKDRYTCKFCGKVFPRSANLTRHLRTHTGEQPYKCKYCERSFSISSNLQRHVRNIHNKERPFKCEICERCFGQQTNLDRHLKKHESDAVSLGLGMNERVRSLRRGGYCDNPTEESYFEEIRSFMGKVTQLPLSAAAAAAAAANLTKSPQAAKVGNREVNGPKSPSARSTTSTSSDRDSSSSASGGGGSGVLQIVQTDINDAEADALTNEQMETEHVETDALREIIQNETEAGVAPTNMCQEEDETTPNESKTTTKQATKESSSHRATQSDNNNSAYFSPTPEVCIKRERSSNSGSPLCAT; encoded by the coding sequence ATGAGAGAGAAGGATCACTCACCTAGAAAAATGCTGCCCAGCCCTAAGCAAGGCTCCGTTTATCCAATGTTAGGCCTAGTGCCCACCTCAACATATGCATCACAAGTACCTTATGATTTGTCGGTGACAGCGACGCGCACGTCTGCAATGGGCGCTGACACACCACCGTTATCACTCACCATATCCGCCTTAAGTCATCAAAGCCACAAAGAAGCAAAAACGCGTAAGCGTTGCAGTAGCTATGATCAGCCGCTCGATTTACGTTTATCGCACAAAAAACACGATGGCTCTAGTACAAGTGGTGCATCCTCGCCACTGGAAGATGAGAATAGCAATCTCATATATAATTGTACTAACtataacaacaactacaacaataatCACAATACATCCAAAATTGATACATCACCAAGTAGTCTCAGCAGTCATAGCGCGCATACTCCGTCGCTTGTTGGCGCGCGCAACCTAAATTGTCGCATACAAAGCGCAGCCTCGCCCACAGATGTCAATGCATGTGAAAAGGAGTTAAACAATAACAGTCTTACAGCGTTTTCTGCGGATATGCTTGCCGCGAATTTAGACCCGCTGAGCAGTAAAAATAAGCAACGCTTACGCGCACAAAAATCTGAATTAGGTGTAGCATGTCTGCGCATTACAGAGTCATTGCAGTTAAATGCCGCTGCAGCAGCTGCTGCTGCAGATCGTTTACCATTTGTTTCAACCGGTTTGCATCCATCATTGCTGGAAGCAATGGCAAAAGCTATACCGCTGCCCTATCGCAATCCATTCGTGCTGCCACGACCACCTACAACGAGTTCCTTTTCATTTGCACTGCAATCACAAATGCAAAACAATTCTATGCAGCTGCAGCAAGCCGCGTCCAACAATGACGCGCAACTTGAGTTCCACTATGATGGCAGCGCAAGTCGCAATCATATATCTGATGCGCTGACGCAGTCAAATAAAGCGTCACTAAATTCCAACAACGGTCATGATGCTGCTAATCAAAAGCGCGCGCAGCAATACCCGAGTAATCAGCAACAACAATTGAATCACCACGCACGCCTGCAGCAGCAGCATCTAAATAGCGGTGACAATAATCACAATGCCTTAAATGCAGATGGAATGGTTTTGCAGCATCACAATTCCAAGAAAGCGACAGCAGCCTCGCGTACCGGCTTGGCCGCAAATGTGCCGAATTCTAACAACGCAACAGCGCAATATAAAAGTAAAGATCGCTATACGTGCAAATTCTGTGGCAAGGTCTTTCCACGCTCCGCCAATTTGACTCGACACCTACGCACGCACACCGGCGAACAGCCGTATAAGTGTAAATACTGTGAACGTTCCTTTAGCATATCCTCGAATTTGCAACGTCATGTACGCAACATACACAACAAAGAGCGTCCCTTCAAGTGTGAAATATGTGAACGCTGTTTTGGACAGCAAACAAATTTGGATCGTCATTTGAAGAAACATGAAAGCGACGCCGTATCGTTGGGTTTGGGTATGAATGAGCGCGTACGCAGCCTACGGCGTGGCGGTTATTGCGATAATCCTACTGAAGAGTCCTACTTCGAAGAGATACGTTCCTTTATGGGTAAAGTAACACAATTACCACTCTCTGCTGCAGCGGCTGCTGCGGCGGCGGCAAACCTAACAAAATCACCACAAGCAGCGAAAGTTGGTAATCGTGAAGTCAATGGCCCCAAATCACCATCAGCACGCAGCACCACATCAACTAGTTCAGATCGTGATTCGTCGTCTTCAGCCagtggtggtggtggtagtgGTGTTTTGCAAATTGTTCAAACCGATATAAATGATGCTGAAGCAGACGCGCTGACGAATGAGCAAATGGAAACTGAGCACGTTGAAACGGATGCGCTGCGTGAAATTATTCAAAATGAAACTGAGGCCGGGGTGGCACCAACAAATATGTGTCAAGAAGAAGATGAAACAACGCCCAATgagtcaaaaacaacaacaaagcaagcgACAAAGGAAAGCTCCTCACACAGGGCGACGCAGTCAGATAACAACAACAGCGCATACTTTTCGCCAACTCCTGAAGTATGTATCAAACGTGAGCGCAGCAGTAATAGCGGCAGCCCGCTTTGCGCTACCTGA
- the LOC137242623 gene encoding uncharacterized protein isoform X2 translates to MDLKALLLNSISSKRPLLFNRRMHIGKSCYSVTFEVNGKLLTVTRIRQIYTKAPFQMRIQRRQKYLQKLKSSSSFGANESVKSNTTTPPPSAPLPPQYADCATQTSKPQMRSRTTETESQVFSVHRQQQTIRRFQRKQGTQTDPNTSSQAIQTERRTATRGTQTNDSKAETTSSQTENYCCSNQVQTEPQQEDQCGEREKEAVVFMLNEIGEMIINQNHLLQNNSTMLSQISEMTVLSKVAARQKGCKQMEKQHKMQRLSRKRARLRCIPMPIKQQLPADRRSQWVQTIYPIGLSSKMTQTRQEPRRHKRFRLFCFST, encoded by the exons ATGGATCTGAAAGCTCTTTTATTGAATTCTATTTCAAGTAAACGTCCATTGCTCTTCAACAGGCGGATGCATATTGGAAAAAGCTG TTACTCCGTTACTTTTGAAGTCAATGGCAAGCTATTAACCGTCACACGCATTAGACAGATCTATACTAAAGCTCCATTTCAAATGCGGATACAGCGTCGCCAAAAATATCTACAGAAACTCAAGAGTAGCTCATCGTTCGGTGCAAATGAAAGTGTCAAAAGTAATACAACAACACCACCACCGTCCGCTCCGTTACCACCCCAATACGCTGATTGTGCTACTCAAACATCAAAACCCCAAATGCGTAGCCGCACAACCGAAACCGAATCGCAAGTATTTTCAGTCCATCGTCAACAACAGACCATACGACGTTTTCAGCGCAAACAAGGTACCCAAACTGATCCAAATACTTCGTCTCAGGCCATACAAACCGAGAGACGTACTGCAACACGCGGAACTCAGACAAATGATAGTAAAGCCGAAACAACATCATCACAAACCGAAAATTATTGTTGTAGTAATCAAGTGCAAACGGAACCGCAGCAGGAGGATCAATGTGGTGAACGCGAAAAGGAGGCGGTCGTATTTATGCTAAACGAAATTGGCGAAATGATAATCAATCAAAATCATTTGCTGCAAAATAATTCGACCATGTTGAGCCAAATATCGGAAATGACGGTGTTGAGTAAGGTGGCAGCGAGACAGAA GGGCTGCAAACAAATGGAGAAGCAACACAAAATGCAGCGTCTTAGTAGAAAACGTGCAAGACTACGTTGCATACCCATGCCGATAAAGCAGCAGCTACCAGCCGACAGAAG AAGTCAGTGGGTTCAAACCATCTACCCGATCGGTCTATCCAGTAAGATGACACAAACACGGCAGGAACCGAGGCGGCATAAACGTTTTCGACTCTTCTGTTTTTCCACATAa
- the LOC137242623 gene encoding uncharacterized protein isoform X1: MDLKALLLNSISSKRPLLFNRRMHIGKSWSVGILKTVPNLKFCCSLNFSYSVTFEVNGKLLTVTRIRQIYTKAPFQMRIQRRQKYLQKLKSSSSFGANESVKSNTTTPPPSAPLPPQYADCATQTSKPQMRSRTTETESQVFSVHRQQQTIRRFQRKQGTQTDPNTSSQAIQTERRTATRGTQTNDSKAETTSSQTENYCCSNQVQTEPQQEDQCGEREKEAVVFMLNEIGEMIINQNHLLQNNSTMLSQISEMTVLSKVAARQKGCKQMEKQHKMQRLSRKRARLRCIPMPIKQQLPADRRSQWVQTIYPIGLSSKMTQTRQEPRRHKRFRLFCFST; encoded by the exons ATGGATCTGAAAGCTCTTTTATTGAATTCTATTTCAAGTAAACGTCCATTGCTCTTCAACAGGCGGATGCATATTGGAAAAAGCTGGTCAGTTGGAATTCTTAAAACTGtgccaaatttaaaattttgttgttcttTAAACTTCAGTTACTCCGTTACTTTTGAAGTCAATGGCAAGCTATTAACCGTCACACGCATTAGACAGATCTATACTAAAGCTCCATTTCAAATGCGGATACAGCGTCGCCAAAAATATCTACAGAAACTCAAGAGTAGCTCATCGTTCGGTGCAAATGAAAGTGTCAAAAGTAATACAACAACACCACCACCGTCCGCTCCGTTACCACCCCAATACGCTGATTGTGCTACTCAAACATCAAAACCCCAAATGCGTAGCCGCACAACCGAAACCGAATCGCAAGTATTTTCAGTCCATCGTCAACAACAGACCATACGACGTTTTCAGCGCAAACAAGGTACCCAAACTGATCCAAATACTTCGTCTCAGGCCATACAAACCGAGAGACGTACTGCAACACGCGGAACTCAGACAAATGATAGTAAAGCCGAAACAACATCATCACAAACCGAAAATTATTGTTGTAGTAATCAAGTGCAAACGGAACCGCAGCAGGAGGATCAATGTGGTGAACGCGAAAAGGAGGCGGTCGTATTTATGCTAAACGAAATTGGCGAAATGATAATCAATCAAAATCATTTGCTGCAAAATAATTCGACCATGTTGAGCCAAATATCGGAAATGACGGTGTTGAGTAAGGTGGCAGCGAGACAGAA GGGCTGCAAACAAATGGAGAAGCAACACAAAATGCAGCGTCTTAGTAGAAAACGTGCAAGACTACGTTGCATACCCATGCCGATAAAGCAGCAGCTACCAGCCGACAGAAG AAGTCAGTGGGTTCAAACCATCTACCCGATCGGTCTATCCAGTAAGATGACACAAACACGGCAGGAACCGAGGCGGCATAAACGTTTTCGACTCTTCTGTTTTTCCACATAa